A genomic stretch from Chitinophaga agri includes:
- a CDS encoding TonB-dependent receptor, protein MQFFLQRMIKRFRGFINSHSFIAHIAVVFLLLVIAGSTSAQSTDASISGKITSRDGRELAGVSVTVRNESTGFQSVTITNKEGKYSFIQLPLGKPYTVKAAFVGFTSQIKNQLSVNQGDNLIIDFVMGESVSHLKEITINANTLTKRIDRLGSSTAITAQNIQQLPAQNRNFNNLSALAPTTNGTNISGQRASSTNFLIDGASARNNLTSGALGSGPYSLSLEAIREFEVITNVYDVTQGRQGGGAVSVVTKSGTNTLTGSVFDYYRSDFLASQYDIRGNKRQQQFTTNQYGFSLGGPIIKDKLHFFTAFDRQDEKLPFYIADLKDDNDVIANRISRGALDTLLNIARTKYGLSNNQQVGEFQRKTLANTLFIRLDWQINAKNRLTIRNNYSDWKNPNSNSDNSTINLFEVWGNFKSRENSTLASLRTQFAPNFLNELKVQYQTATRNYYPNSELPAANIPRAIVTVRSFLPNGTFGNTTVQLGGQRFFPESNLENQVQLVNTSYLTKGKYRFTFGTDNTLTYLDTYISSEQNGRFIFNSLEDFANLNPSRYAREVPLKGIPSVQQWVVNGSVFGQVQFEPVKHVEALIGLRWDITGYLSQADYNPAVDKAFGLRTDSKITDAGKIQPRLQLTWDVKGNKTDIIRLGAGMFSAYPVNYAQVNNIQNSGTMVASVDVSRPASGPSLVPVPDFPSYRKDPGTAPGLISGVPTVSTINLNDPHLKMPSIFKSNLSYNRILGDWLRVGVNFLYSYTSNNYVYIDQNLVDQPFFRLSNEANRAVFVPANTITATGTTNNVLGRKTSAVGRTLMLTNGAKLRQAAMIVDASIRYYKDGYFNVSYTLNDAKDNSSYNGNVANTSTFRPVKSDPRDMTEMNYSDNQFRHKLVLYGATPSLKGFVFAGTFRGIGGTRYSMTVDADINGDFVGGPGDDNDLAFVFDPSNPNTPADIKASMEKVLANPENRAVKYIRNSLGKIADRNGGSNPFAGTFDVRLQKTFKTFKTQGLTFSVDVFNVANLLNKNWGVNYNLGNQSLLFVNGFDQATQTYKYRVNENVGVTTKNGTPYQVQLGARYSF, encoded by the coding sequence ATGCAATTTTTTCTGCAAAGAATGATAAAACGCTTTAGGGGTTTTATTAATTCTCACTCCTTTATCGCCCATATAGCTGTAGTGTTCCTTCTTCTGGTCATTGCCGGCAGTACATCTGCACAATCGACTGACGCCTCTATCTCCGGTAAGATCACCTCCAGGGATGGCAGGGAATTGGCTGGCGTATCCGTCACTGTACGGAATGAGTCTACAGGATTCCAGTCTGTAACTATTACAAATAAGGAAGGTAAATACTCCTTTATCCAGTTGCCGCTGGGAAAGCCTTATACAGTGAAAGCCGCATTTGTGGGCTTCACTTCACAGATCAAAAATCAGTTGTCTGTTAACCAGGGCGATAACCTCATCATTGATTTCGTGATGGGGGAGTCCGTGAGCCATCTGAAGGAGATTACCATCAACGCGAATACGTTGACTAAAAGAATCGACCGCCTGGGTTCCAGTACAGCCATCACGGCACAGAATATCCAGCAGTTGCCTGCACAGAACAGGAACTTTAACAACCTGTCTGCCCTGGCGCCTACTACGAATGGTACAAATATCAGCGGACAGCGGGCATCCTCTACGAATTTCCTGATAGATGGCGCCAGCGCAAGGAACAACCTGACTTCCGGTGCACTGGGTAGCGGACCTTATTCCCTTTCCCTGGAAGCTATCCGCGAGTTTGAGGTGATCACCAACGTATATGATGTGACACAGGGCCGTCAGGGTGGCGGTGCTGTAAGTGTGGTCACTAAGTCAGGTACCAATACACTGACCGGCAGCGTGTTTGATTACTACCGTTCTGATTTCCTTGCCAGCCAGTATGATATCCGCGGGAATAAGCGTCAGCAGCAGTTTACGACTAATCAATATGGTTTCAGCCTGGGTGGTCCTATCATCAAGGATAAACTGCATTTCTTTACCGCTTTTGACAGACAGGACGAGAAGCTACCTTTCTATATTGCAGATCTGAAGGACGATAACGATGTGATCGCAAATCGCATTAGCAGGGGCGCGCTGGACACATTGCTCAATATCGCAAGAACGAAATATGGACTGAGTAATAATCAGCAGGTAGGAGAGTTTCAGCGTAAGACACTGGCGAATACCTTATTCATCCGACTGGACTGGCAGATCAACGCAAAGAACCGTCTGACTATCCGTAATAACTATAGCGACTGGAAGAATCCCAATAGCAACAGCGATAACTCGACTATCAACTTGTTTGAAGTGTGGGGTAATTTTAAGTCAAGAGAGAACAGTACGTTGGCATCTCTGCGTACACAGTTCGCGCCGAACTTCCTCAATGAGCTGAAAGTACAGTACCAGACAGCCACACGTAACTATTATCCTAACAGCGAACTGCCTGCTGCCAACATTCCGCGTGCAATTGTTACCGTACGTTCATTTCTGCCGAATGGAACTTTCGGTAATACAACCGTGCAGCTGGGAGGACAACGTTTCTTCCCGGAGAGCAACCTGGAGAACCAGGTGCAACTGGTGAATACATCTTATCTGACGAAAGGGAAATACCGTTTTACCTTTGGTACGGATAATACGCTCACCTACCTGGATACCTATATTTCCAGTGAGCAGAACGGCCGTTTCATCTTCAATAGCCTGGAAGACTTCGCTAATCTAAATCCATCCCGTTACGCGAGAGAGGTGCCTTTAAAAGGGATACCATCCGTGCAGCAATGGGTTGTGAATGGTTCCGTGTTCGGACAGGTGCAGTTTGAGCCGGTAAAGCATGTAGAAGCATTAATCGGTTTAAGATGGGACATCACCGGGTACCTGAGTCAGGCAGACTATAATCCTGCCGTTGACAAAGCCTTCGGCTTGCGTACTGACAGTAAGATCACTGATGCCGGTAAAATTCAACCGCGCTTACAGTTAACGTGGGATGTGAAAGGTAACAAAACCGATATTATACGTTTAGGTGCCGGCATGTTCTCAGCCTATCCGGTAAACTATGCACAGGTAAATAATATTCAGAACAGCGGTACTATGGTCGCTTCTGTCGATGTGTCGCGTCCGGCTAGTGGTCCCAGTCTCGTGCCGGTACCTGACTTCCCTTCCTACAGAAAAGATCCTGGTACTGCTCCCGGCCTGATCTCGGGCGTTCCTACCGTCTCTACCATTAATCTGAATGATCCGCATCTGAAGATGCCTTCTATCTTCAAAAGTAACCTGAGCTATAACAGGATCTTAGGTGACTGGCTGCGTGTAGGGGTGAATTTCCTTTATTCATACACCAGCAACAATTATGTATACATTGATCAGAACCTGGTGGACCAGCCGTTTTTCCGTTTGTCAAACGAGGCTAACCGCGCAGTGTTCGTGCCTGCCAATACGATCACGGCTACTGGTACCACTAACAACGTATTGGGTAGGAAAACAAGTGCAGTAGGCAGAACACTGATGCTGACGAACGGGGCTAAGCTGAGACAGGCAGCGATGATTGTGGATGCGAGTATCAGGTATTATAAGGATGGCTATTTCAACGTAAGCTATACCCTGAACGATGCAAAAGACAACTCATCCTATAATGGTAACGTTGCCAATACCTCTACCTTCAGACCTGTGAAATCTGATCCGCGTGATATGACAGAAATGAACTACTCAGATAACCAGTTCAGGCATAAGCTTGTCCTGTATGGCGCCACACCAAGTCTGAAAGGTTTCGTATTTGCAGGTACTTTCAGAGGTATCGGCGGTACCCGTTACTCTATGACCGTAGATGCAGATATTAACGGCGACTTTGTGGGTGGTCCTGGTGACGATAATGACCTGGCCTTTGTATTCGACCCTTCGAACCCTAACACGCCTGCCGATATTAAGGCGTCAATGGAGAAGGTGCTCGCGAATCCGGAGAACCGGGCAGTAAAATATATCCGTAACAGCCTTGGCAAAATTGCTGACCGTAATGGTGGTTCTAATCCGTTTGCAGGTACCTTTGATGTGAGATTGCAGAAAACTTTCAAAACATTTAAAACACAGGGCTTGACCTTTAGTGTTGATGTTTTTAACGTTGCTAATCTCCTTAACAAGAACTGGGGTGTAAACTATAACCTCGGTAACCAGAGCCTGCTTTTTGTAAACGGATTTGATCAGGCTACGCAAACATATAAGTATCGTGTAAATGAGAACGTGGGTGTGACCACTAAGAACGGTACACCATATCAGGTACAGCTGGGAGCTCGCTATTCATTCTAA